The Bacteroides sp. genome has a segment encoding these proteins:
- a CDS encoding translation initiation factor, whose protein sequence is MSKKHKNTLHNIVYSTNPELNYKLPETEAATLPPEKQNLKAQISKKGRAGKIATLVMGFVGSEADLEALGKMLKNKCGVGGSAKEGEIILQGDVRDKAVEVLVKAGYKARRI, encoded by the coding sequence ATGTCAAAAAAGCACAAAAACACCCTCCACAATATTGTCTATTCAACCAATCCTGAGCTGAACTATAAGCTCCCCGAAACGGAAGCAGCCACCCTTCCCCCAGAGAAGCAAAACCTGAAGGCGCAGATCAGCAAAAAGGGTCGTGCCGGCAAGATTGCAACCCTGGTAATGGGCTTTGTGGGCAGCGAGGCTGACCTGGAAGCCCTGGGCAAAATGCTTAAAAATAAATGCGGCGTGGGCGGTTCAGCCAAGGAAGGTGAGATCATCCTGCAGGGCGACGTTCGCGACAAAGCCGTTGAAGTGCTGGTGAAGGCCGGTTACAAAGCACGACGGATTTAA